One stretch of Aquimarina sp. Aq107 DNA includes these proteins:
- a CDS encoding FeoA family protein → MKITIANLKKGQRALIKEITSDTIPLKLLEMGCLPGNEVQLLQTAPFQCPMYLTINGSHLAIRKEIASQIEIEII, encoded by the coding sequence TTGAAAATTACTATAGCAAATCTCAAAAAGGGTCAGCGAGCGTTGATTAAGGAAATAACGTCTGATACTATTCCGCTAAAATTATTGGAAATGGGCTGCTTACCTGGTAATGAAGTGCAATTATTGCAAACCGCACCGTTTCAATGCCCAATGTATCTTACAATCAATGGTAGCCATCTCGCCATACGCAAAGAAATTGCTTCACAAATTGAGATTGAAATTATTTAA
- a CDS encoding SCO family protein: protein MLRFFAKYKFFAIVLFVLSAIIISIIYSILKPKRVLQVYEPDMVSLELVDSTVQYVRKYHKIADFNLLNQNGEIVTQANYEDKIYVADFFFTTCQTICPIMTDHMKLIQGRLKNDPDIQLLSHTVIPETDGVPQLKEYAIRKGVDDTRWNLVTGDKKHIYDLARKSYLVAKSNGDGGPYDMIHTENFVLVDKKKRIRGFYDGTDLEEIERLLEDIEILKNEGVK, encoded by the coding sequence ATGCTTCGATTCTTTGCTAAGTACAAATTCTTTGCCATAGTTTTATTTGTACTATCTGCGATTATTATTTCAATAATTTATTCAATTCTAAAACCAAAAAGAGTTTTACAAGTATATGAACCGGATATGGTGAGTTTAGAATTAGTAGATAGTACGGTTCAGTATGTACGTAAATATCATAAGATAGCGGATTTTAATCTTTTAAATCAGAATGGTGAGATAGTTACACAAGCTAATTATGAAGATAAGATTTATGTTGCGGATTTTTTTTTTACAACATGTCAGACCATTTGTCCAATAATGACAGATCACATGAAGCTTATCCAAGGAAGATTAAAAAATGATCCAGATATTCAGTTATTATCTCACACAGTAATTCCGGAAACAGATGGAGTACCACAATTAAAAGAATATGCAATTAGAAAAGGAGTTGATGATACTCGATGGAATTTGGTAACTGGCGATAAAAAGCATATTTATGATCTTGCACGCAAATCATATTTAGTAGCAAAATCAAATGGTGATGGTGGGCCTTATGATATGATTCATACCGAAAATTTCGTATTAGTTGATAAGAAAAAGCGTATTAGAGGGTTTTATGACGGAACTGATTTAGAAGAAATTGAACGGCTATTAGAAGATATAGAAATCTTAAAAAATGAAGGGGTAAAATAA